A single genomic interval of Microbacterium hydrocarbonoxydans harbors:
- a CDS encoding phage holin family protein produces the protein MPRGYRDRAEDSLLSLIGDLPELISSLVKAEINAAKTWVSRTAKDAGIGSVWFLVALFFLFWAVPVILVFAIAGLSSWWPVWLSALAVFGILILAVLLFALLGILKFRKVLARKNPAQAVGEDIRLVKEAGDDEL, from the coding sequence ATGCCCCGCGGATATCGTGACCGCGCGGAAGACAGCCTGCTGTCGCTCATCGGCGACCTCCCCGAGCTGATCAGCAGCCTCGTCAAGGCGGAGATCAACGCTGCGAAGACGTGGGTGTCGAGGACGGCGAAGGATGCCGGTATCGGGTCCGTCTGGTTCCTGGTCGCCCTCTTCTTCCTGTTCTGGGCCGTACCGGTGATCCTGGTCTTCGCGATCGCCGGGCTGTCGTCGTGGTGGCCCGTGTGGCTGTCCGCGCTTGCTGTCTTCGGCATCCTGATCCTCGCCGTGCTGCTGTTCGCGCTGCTCGGCATCCTGAAGTTCCGCAAGGTGCTCGCCCGCAAGAACCCCGCACAGGCGGTGGGCGAGGACATCCGACTCGTGAAGGAGGCCGGCGATGACGAACTCTGA
- the hemG gene encoding protoporphyrinogen oxidase, with translation MTSAPANSDGSSADRTSGSARPEPAALAARAAEQHIVVVGGGIGALIAARECVKVGMRVTVLEQSDAVGGAIRRAELDGIVIDAGAESYATRGGRVRALLAELGLEDRIVAPAAGSAWLAGIPGVGAAPLPVGGILGIPGNPFQEDVRRIIGWSGVWRAYLDRIRPPLTIGHNRSLGALVSSRMGAKVRDRLVAPVTTGVYSASPEDVDVDVAAPGLNAALTSVGSLSGAVQALRQEAVDRAARATGGGDGGTPARAPGAAVEGIAGGMTVLVDALVADIEKLGGVVRTGVRVTSVARDGDGWTVLVEPGADAHSAADPDADADATEYTADGVVIGTPERAARALLESVVPALAETEQADAPEIEIVTLLLEPSALTGAPRGTGVLTVPGSHTAKALTHSTAKWEWLRAAAGDRHLVRVSFGAQGEPAATAALDDDQAARLALREASALLGVPLADRDLIAAHRARHVQSQPASIIGSAGRRDAARAAIRAVPGLAAVGAWLAGTGLAQVIPDARDEAARLRRELLWE, from the coding sequence ATGACGTCAGCCCCCGCGAACAGTGATGGCTCCTCCGCCGACCGGACCTCTGGCTCTGCTCGGCCCGAACCCGCAGCGCTCGCGGCGAGGGCCGCAGAGCAGCACATCGTCGTGGTCGGCGGCGGCATCGGCGCGCTGATCGCGGCCAGAGAGTGCGTCAAGGTGGGGATGCGCGTCACGGTGCTCGAGCAGTCGGATGCGGTCGGCGGCGCGATCCGCCGTGCGGAGCTCGACGGCATCGTGATCGACGCCGGTGCGGAGAGCTATGCCACGAGGGGCGGCCGCGTGCGCGCCCTGCTCGCCGAGCTGGGACTCGAGGACCGAATCGTCGCCCCCGCGGCCGGGAGCGCCTGGCTCGCGGGGATCCCCGGGGTCGGCGCCGCCCCGCTGCCGGTCGGCGGCATCCTCGGCATCCCCGGCAATCCCTTCCAGGAGGACGTGCGGCGCATCATCGGCTGGTCGGGAGTGTGGCGCGCGTACCTCGACCGGATCCGTCCGCCGCTCACGATCGGCCACAATCGCAGCCTCGGCGCCCTGGTCTCCTCGCGCATGGGCGCGAAGGTGCGGGATCGCCTCGTCGCTCCGGTGACGACCGGCGTCTACTCGGCCTCACCAGAGGATGTCGACGTCGATGTCGCCGCACCGGGACTCAACGCCGCGCTCACGAGCGTCGGCTCGCTCTCCGGAGCAGTGCAGGCGCTTCGTCAGGAGGCGGTGGACCGCGCGGCTCGGGCGACCGGCGGTGGCGACGGCGGGACTCCGGCTCGAGCGCCGGGGGCCGCAGTCGAGGGCATCGCCGGCGGGATGACGGTTCTCGTCGACGCCCTGGTCGCCGACATCGAGAAGCTCGGCGGTGTCGTCCGCACCGGAGTACGCGTGACGAGCGTGGCGCGGGACGGCGATGGCTGGACCGTCCTCGTCGAACCCGGCGCGGATGCTCACTCGGCTGCCGATCCGGACGCTGACGCCGACGCGACGGAGTACACGGCGGACGGTGTCGTCATCGGGACGCCGGAACGCGCGGCGCGGGCGCTGCTCGAATCCGTCGTTCCGGCTCTCGCGGAGACGGAGCAGGCCGATGCTCCGGAGATCGAGATCGTCACCCTGCTGCTCGAACCTTCTGCGCTCACCGGAGCCCCCCGAGGCACCGGTGTGCTGACTGTGCCGGGCAGCCACACCGCCAAGGCGCTGACCCACTCCACCGCCAAGTGGGAGTGGCTGCGTGCCGCGGCCGGCGACCGACACCTCGTCCGCGTCTCGTTCGGTGCGCAGGGCGAGCCGGCCGCGACGGCAGCGCTCGACGACGACCAGGCTGCGCGGCTCGCGCTGCGCGAAGCATCCGCACTGCTGGGGGTGCCGCTCGCCGACCGCGACCTCATCGCCGCGCACCGAGCGCGCCACGTGCAGTCCCAGCCCGCCTCGATCATCGGCTCCGCCGGACGCCGCGATGCAGCGCGTGCCGCGATCAGGGCCGTTCCGGGCCTCGCGGCCGTCGGCGCATGGCTCGCGGGCACGGGTCTCGCGCAGGTCATCCCAGACGCGCGGGACGAGGCCGCCCGTCTCCGTCGGGAGCTCCTCTGGGAGTGA
- the hemQ gene encoding hydrogen peroxide-dependent heme synthase: MSEVREENPSGFTLWAVWRRNPDVPVTESDSTELETIVSYIEDSGVTVRGFYDVSGLKADADLLVWLHGDTAEELQKALRRLRRTELLRSLLPVWNVMGVHRDAEFNRAHVPGFLRGVEPKDWLCLYPFVRTPEWYLAPEEERRKMLADHGRKGAAFTGVIANTVAAFALGDYEWILPLEADEVTELVDLMRDLRYTDARLYVKEEVPFYTGRRLRFDEIADVLQ; this comes from the coding sequence ATGTCCGAAGTGCGCGAAGAGAACCCGTCCGGCTTCACCCTCTGGGCCGTCTGGCGACGAAACCCCGATGTCCCCGTCACCGAGTCCGACTCCACGGAACTCGAGACGATCGTCTCGTACATCGAGGACTCCGGAGTCACGGTCCGCGGCTTCTACGACGTCTCGGGCCTGAAGGCCGACGCGGATCTGCTCGTCTGGTTGCACGGCGACACCGCCGAGGAGCTGCAGAAGGCGCTGCGGCGCCTCCGCCGCACCGAGTTGCTGCGCTCGCTTCTGCCGGTGTGGAACGTCATGGGCGTGCACCGTGACGCGGAGTTCAACCGCGCGCACGTGCCGGGATTCCTCCGCGGCGTCGAGCCGAAGGACTGGCTGTGCCTGTACCCATTCGTGCGCACTCCGGAGTGGTACCTCGCTCCGGAGGAGGAGCGCCGCAAGATGCTCGCCGACCACGGGCGCAAGGGCGCGGCGTTCACCGGCGTCATCGCCAACACGGTCGCCGCATTCGCACTCGGCGACTATGAGTGGATCCTGCCGCTCGAGGCCGACGAGGTTACCGAGCTCGTCGACCTGATGCGCGACCTCCGCTATACCGATGCGCGTCTCTACGTGAAGGAGGAGGTCCCGTTCTACACGGGACGCCGCCTCCGGTTCGACGAGATCGCGGACGTGCTGCAGTAG
- a CDS encoding uroporphyrinogen-III synthase — protein sequence MTNSKQDRPLDGWRILVPRGGPWGDGVAASLRSRGAVPVVAPLINFAATTDQAALDQALARLAAGEYDWLTVTSATTVDVMFAHRAVVPRRTKIAAVGETTAAALQAVGYEVAMVPDEDNSAGGMAEQLIALETEPRRILALRSEIAKPVLSVLLQEAGHDVDSVVAYRTVGVPVTERIKRDVENGRINAILITSGSVAEQVREQFPRIPDETLLAAIGPRTAKDADRAGLPITVVADRQTVDALIDAVSSFTLPHAADELAP from the coding sequence ATGACCAATTCGAAGCAGGACAGACCGCTGGACGGCTGGCGCATCCTCGTACCCCGCGGAGGCCCGTGGGGCGACGGTGTCGCCGCCAGCCTCCGTTCGCGCGGTGCGGTGCCCGTCGTCGCGCCGCTGATCAACTTCGCAGCGACCACCGACCAGGCGGCCCTCGACCAGGCGCTGGCACGCCTCGCGGCCGGCGAGTACGACTGGCTGACCGTCACGAGTGCGACCACCGTGGACGTGATGTTCGCCCACCGCGCCGTCGTGCCGCGCCGCACGAAGATCGCCGCCGTCGGCGAGACGACAGCCGCCGCGCTGCAGGCCGTGGGCTACGAGGTCGCGATGGTCCCGGACGAGGACAACTCGGCCGGCGGCATGGCCGAGCAGCTCATCGCCCTCGAGACGGAACCCCGGCGCATCCTCGCCCTGCGCAGCGAGATCGCGAAGCCCGTGCTCAGCGTCCTGCTGCAGGAGGCGGGGCACGACGTCGACAGCGTGGTGGCGTACCGCACGGTCGGCGTCCCGGTCACCGAGCGCATCAAACGCGATGTCGAGAACGGCCGCATCAACGCGATCCTGATCACCAGCGGCTCGGTCGCCGAGCAGGTGCGTGAGCAGTTCCCGCGGATCCCGGATGAGACGCTGCTCGCAGCCATCGGACCCCGCACGGCGAAGGATGCCGACAGGGCCGGACTGCCGATCACGGTCGTCGCCGACCGTCAGACGGTCGACGCGCTGATCGATGCGGTCTCGAGCTTCACCCTTCCGCACGCGGCGGATGAGCTGGCGCCATGA
- a CDS encoding DUF1801 domain-containing protein has product MKPTGDDVAGLIARSSPAARRRDAETLTAMMQEITGRPPQTWGTIIGFGTCHYRYPTGTEGDSGLLGFAPRKSATTIYLLDGVDAHADALEKLGPHTAGAGCLYIKDLEQVDLDVLRGILERSLSWVEAGGTDQIQLTVTG; this is encoded by the coding sequence ATGAAGCCGACCGGCGATGACGTCGCCGGCCTCATCGCCCGCTCCTCCCCGGCGGCCCGCCGTCGGGATGCCGAGACCCTGACCGCGATGATGCAGGAGATCACCGGCCGCCCTCCGCAGACCTGGGGCACGATCATCGGCTTCGGCACCTGCCACTACCGCTATCCGACCGGCACCGAGGGCGACAGCGGCCTGCTGGGCTTCGCACCGAGGAAGTCCGCGACCACCATCTACCTCCTCGATGGCGTGGATGCGCACGCGGACGCACTCGAGAAGCTCGGCCCGCACACCGCCGGGGCCGGCTGCCTGTACATCAAGGACCTCGAGCAGGTCGACCTCGACGTGCTGCGTGGCATCCTCGAGCGCTCGCTCTCCTGGGTGGAGGCCGGCGGCACCGATCAGATTCAGTTGACCGTCACCGGCTGA
- a CDS encoding glutamyl-tRNA reductase, with protein sequence MLLVVTASHKTASFELLERLSRTPDDVASTVVDMASCVQGAVVLATCNRFEAYVEMDEPVTAAGAIGVEAVLEAVEASTGISASELEGAYDVHSGRRVAEHLFSVASGLESVVSGEGEIAGQVRRALKSARKEGTTSPELERLFQRASQAQRKVKNVTALGRAGRSLVRLALELADSRIADWSTERVLLVGTGAYAAVTLATLRERGAVNISVYSPSGRAEKFAAKHGIRAVAADDYARVASRSSLLITCTTAAAPVLTPEHLQAPTGIAVEGCPVGSHSQLVVDLGMPRNVDPAVAALEGVALLDLETISLHAPLEELQATDAARTVVREAADTFHVVGSRQSVTPSVVALRSHIFSLLESEIGRARARGDEDGRVEQALRHLTGVLLHTPTTRAHELAAGGRADEFAAALTTLYGIEPAPAVGADDVDDVATA encoded by the coding sequence GTGCTGCTGGTTGTCACGGCGAGTCACAAGACCGCCTCCTTCGAATTGCTCGAACGCCTGAGCCGCACCCCCGATGACGTCGCCTCCACCGTGGTGGACATGGCGTCCTGCGTGCAGGGTGCGGTCGTTCTTGCTACCTGCAACCGGTTCGAGGCGTACGTCGAGATGGACGAGCCCGTCACCGCCGCCGGCGCGATCGGCGTCGAAGCGGTGCTCGAGGCCGTCGAGGCCTCCACCGGGATCTCCGCCTCCGAGCTCGAGGGCGCGTACGACGTCCACTCCGGTCGTCGGGTGGCCGAGCACCTCTTCTCCGTCGCCTCCGGACTCGAATCCGTGGTCTCAGGAGAAGGCGAGATCGCGGGCCAGGTGCGCCGCGCCCTGAAGTCCGCGCGCAAGGAGGGGACGACCTCCCCGGAGCTCGAGCGCCTCTTCCAGCGCGCGAGCCAGGCGCAGCGCAAGGTCAAGAACGTCACGGCTCTCGGCCGCGCAGGGCGCTCGCTCGTGCGTCTCGCTCTCGAGCTCGCCGACAGCCGCATCGCGGACTGGTCGACCGAGCGTGTACTGCTCGTGGGCACCGGCGCATACGCAGCCGTCACGCTCGCCACTCTGCGCGAGCGCGGCGCAGTCAACATCTCGGTGTACTCGCCCTCCGGCCGTGCCGAGAAGTTCGCTGCGAAGCACGGCATCCGCGCTGTCGCCGCAGACGACTACGCTCGCGTCGCGTCGCGCTCGAGCCTGCTCATCACCTGCACGACGGCCGCCGCCCCGGTGCTCACGCCTGAGCACCTGCAGGCACCCACCGGGATCGCCGTCGAGGGATGCCCCGTCGGTTCGCACAGCCAGCTGGTCGTCGACCTCGGCATGCCCCGCAATGTCGACCCCGCCGTCGCCGCACTCGAGGGTGTCGCGCTGCTGGATCTCGAGACCATCAGCCTGCACGCCCCGCTCGAAGAGCTGCAGGCGACGGATGCCGCGCGCACCGTCGTGCGCGAAGCGGCCGACACCTTCCACGTCGTCGGCAGTCGGCAGAGCGTTACCCCGTCGGTCGTGGCACTGCGGTCGCACATCTTCTCGCTGCTCGAGTCCGAGATCGGCCGCGCCCGCGCGCGTGGCGATGAGGACGGTCGCGTCGAGCAGGCGCTCCGCCACCTCACGGGTGTCCTGCTGCACACGCCGACGACCCGAGCGCACGAGCTCGCCGCCGGCGGGCGCGCAGACGAGTTCGCCGCTGCCCTGACGACGTTGTACGGCATCGAGCCGGCTCCTGCTGTCGGTGCGGATGACGTCGACGACGTCGCGACGGCCTGA
- a CDS encoding HhH-GPD-type base excision DNA repair protein encodes MALHITGDTAADDLLTENPLALLVGMLLDQQVPMETAFAGPLKIEQRTGASDATTIAAMDPDEFLEAFKTTPAVHRFPGSMAARVQTLCQEIVDRWGGDASAIWTEGDPTGAEVLKRLKDLPGFGEQKAKIFVALLGKQYGFTGAGWREAAGDYGTDGSYRSVADIVSPESLTKVREHKKAMKAAAKAKA; translated from the coding sequence ATGGCCCTTCACATCACCGGAGACACCGCCGCAGACGACCTGCTGACCGAGAACCCGCTCGCCCTGCTTGTGGGTATGCTCCTCGACCAGCAGGTCCCGATGGAGACCGCCTTCGCCGGTCCCCTCAAGATCGAACAGCGGACGGGAGCGTCCGACGCCACCACGATCGCGGCGATGGACCCTGACGAATTCCTCGAGGCCTTCAAGACGACCCCCGCGGTGCACCGGTTCCCCGGCTCGATGGCCGCCCGCGTGCAGACGCTCTGCCAGGAGATCGTCGATCGGTGGGGCGGCGATGCCTCGGCGATCTGGACCGAAGGCGACCCCACCGGCGCCGAAGTGCTCAAGCGGCTCAAGGACCTCCCCGGCTTCGGAGAGCAGAAGGCGAAGATCTTCGTCGCGCTGCTCGGCAAGCAGTACGGCTTCACCGGCGCCGGATGGCGGGAGGCTGCGGGTGACTACGGCACTGACGGCTCGTACCGCAGCGTCGCCGACATCGTCTCGCCCGAATCGCTCACGAAGGTGCGTGAGCACAAGAAGGCCATGAAGGCCGCGGCGAAAGCGAAGGCATGA
- the hemE gene encoding uroporphyrinogen decarboxylase, with protein MALSDAPLLRALTGPRPEHAPVWFMRQAGRSLPEYRELRVGTRMLDACLTPELAAEITLQPVRRHGVDAAVFFSDIVIPLRLAGVDVEIEPGRGPVFANPVRSAADVDRITAIDPLSLDGTAIAEAVGIVTAELGDTPLIGFAGAPFTLAAYLVEGGPSKEHLRARALMHSDPESWNRLAGWLAQISRRFLEIQRDAGASVVQLFDSWAGSLSVADYRAFVAPHSRVALDAIGVPSIHFGVGTGPFLADMRLDGIADGVGVDWRMPLDEAAAILGDEVSVQGNIDPALLSAPWPVLEAHVRDVVERGRAARGHIVNLGHGVPPEADPDQLTRIVELVHSL; from the coding sequence ATGGCCCTCTCCGACGCTCCGCTGCTGCGTGCCCTCACCGGACCCCGCCCCGAGCACGCCCCCGTCTGGTTCATGCGTCAGGCGGGCAGGTCGCTGCCCGAGTACCGGGAGCTGCGGGTCGGGACGCGGATGCTGGACGCCTGCCTCACGCCCGAACTCGCGGCCGAGATCACCCTGCAGCCGGTCCGCCGGCACGGGGTGGATGCGGCCGTGTTCTTCAGCGACATCGTGATCCCGCTGCGTCTGGCCGGTGTCGACGTCGAGATCGAGCCCGGCCGCGGGCCGGTGTTCGCGAACCCGGTGCGCTCTGCGGCGGACGTCGACCGCATCACCGCCATCGATCCGCTGTCGCTCGACGGCACCGCGATCGCCGAGGCGGTCGGCATCGTCACCGCCGAGCTCGGCGACACCCCGCTCATCGGCTTCGCGGGGGCGCCTTTCACACTCGCCGCCTATCTCGTCGAGGGAGGCCCGTCGAAAGAGCATCTGCGGGCCCGCGCCCTGATGCACTCCGATCCCGAGTCCTGGAATCGCCTCGCCGGCTGGCTGGCGCAGATCTCGCGCCGCTTCCTCGAGATCCAGCGCGACGCCGGAGCATCCGTCGTCCAGCTGTTCGACTCGTGGGCCGGGTCGTTGAGCGTGGCCGACTACCGGGCCTTCGTCGCGCCGCACTCTCGGGTCGCGCTCGATGCGATCGGCGTCCCGAGCATCCACTTCGGCGTGGGCACCGGGCCGTTCCTCGCGGACATGCGCCTCGACGGCATCGCCGACGGCGTGGGCGTGGACTGGCGGATGCCGCTGGACGAGGCCGCAGCGATCCTCGGAGACGAGGTCTCGGTGCAGGGCAACATCGATCCGGCGCTGCTCTCCGCTCCGTGGCCGGTGCTCGAGGCGCACGTGCGCGATGTCGTCGAACGGGGCCGCGCAGCCAGGGGGCACATCGTCAACCTCGGACACGGGGTGCCGCCGGAGGCCGACCCCGACCAGCTCACTCGGATCGTCGAGCTGGTGCACTCGCTCTGA
- a CDS encoding glycine--tRNA ligase has translation MAEQSRLDKVIALARHRGFVFQAGEIYGGSRSAWDYGPLGTELKENIRRQWWQTFVRGRGDMVGLDSSIILPKRVWEASGHVATFTDPLVECLSCHKRFRADNLIEDFEARKGRKAENGLADVPCPNCGTKGQYTEPKSFSGLVKTYLGVVDDESGLHFLRPETAQGIFVNFSNVLTASRKKPPFGIGQVGKAFRNEITPGNFIFRTREFEQMEIEFFTPPAEAQQWFEHWVEACWNWFIDLGIDPENMRQFDVPEDDRAHYSAGTIDVEYRFGFTGKEWGELMGVANRTDYDLSSHSEASGQSLTYFDQATGDRYTPYVIEPSFGLTRAMMAFLVDAYREEEVPNAKGGTDVRTVLKLDPRLAPIKAAVLPLSRNERLSPLAREVADTLRSSWAVDFDDAGAIGRRYRRQDEIGTPFCVTVDFDSLDDRAVTVRDRDTMAQERVSIDELHAYLAERLQGA, from the coding sequence GTGGCCGAACAGTCCCGTCTCGATAAGGTCATCGCCCTTGCCCGCCACCGCGGGTTCGTCTTCCAGGCGGGTGAGATCTACGGCGGTTCGCGGTCCGCGTGGGACTACGGGCCCCTCGGTACGGAGCTCAAGGAGAACATCCGCCGTCAGTGGTGGCAGACGTTCGTGCGCGGTCGCGGTGACATGGTGGGTCTCGATTCCAGCATCATCCTGCCCAAGCGCGTCTGGGAGGCGTCGGGCCACGTCGCCACGTTCACCGACCCGCTGGTCGAGTGCCTGAGCTGCCACAAGCGCTTCCGCGCCGACAATCTCATCGAGGACTTCGAGGCGCGCAAGGGCCGCAAGGCAGAGAACGGGCTCGCCGACGTGCCGTGCCCCAACTGCGGCACGAAGGGCCAGTACACCGAGCCGAAGTCGTTCTCGGGTCTGGTGAAGACCTACCTGGGTGTCGTGGACGACGAATCCGGCCTGCACTTCCTGCGCCCCGAGACCGCTCAGGGCATCTTCGTGAACTTCTCCAACGTGCTGACCGCGAGCCGCAAGAAGCCGCCGTTCGGCATCGGCCAGGTCGGCAAGGCGTTCCGCAACGAGATCACGCCCGGCAACTTCATCTTCCGCACTCGCGAGTTCGAGCAGATGGAGATCGAGTTCTTCACACCGCCCGCCGAGGCGCAGCAGTGGTTCGAGCACTGGGTGGAGGCCTGCTGGAACTGGTTCATCGACCTCGGGATCGACCCCGAGAACATGCGTCAGTTCGACGTCCCGGAAGACGACCGCGCCCACTACTCGGCCGGCACGATCGATGTCGAGTACCGCTTCGGCTTCACGGGCAAGGAGTGGGGCGAGCTCATGGGCGTCGCCAACCGCACCGACTACGACCTGTCGAGCCACAGTGAGGCGTCGGGGCAGAGCCTGACCTACTTCGACCAGGCCACCGGCGACCGCTACACGCCATACGTGATCGAGCCCTCGTTCGGCCTGACGCGCGCCATGATGGCATTCCTCGTTGACGCCTACCGGGAAGAGGAGGTGCCGAACGCCAAGGGCGGCACCGACGTGCGCACGGTGCTCAAGCTGGATCCGCGCCTCGCGCCGATCAAGGCCGCGGTGCTTCCGCTGAGCCGCAACGAGCGCCTGTCACCGCTCGCGCGCGAGGTCGCCGACACCCTCCGCAGCTCGTGGGCCGTCGACTTCGATGACGCGGGCGCGATCGGTCGCCGGTATCGCCGACAGGACGAGATCGGCACGCCGTTCTGCGTGACGGTCGACTTCGACTCGCTCGACGATCGTGCGGTCACCGTGCGGGATCGCGACACCATGGCGCAGGAGCGCGTGTCGATCGACGAGCTCCACGCCTACCTCGCGGAGCGTCTGCAGGGCGCCTGA
- the hemC gene encoding hydroxymethylbilane synthase, translated as MSTPINRSTPIRLGTRRSALAQAQSGHVAAALEKVSGRAVELVPITSEGDTNRASLSEIGGQGIFATRLREALLAGECDFLVHSLKDLPTAIPDGLVIAATPVREDARDVVITRGGTPLHQLRTGSTVGTGSPRRIAQVRRRAPHAEVVDIRGNVDSRLQRVATGELDAVILAAAGLSRLGTDSPLRREELGLAEWPTAPGQGSLAVETPTDAPEELLRALAALDDPDTRLAITVERGVLEGLDAGCQAPMAAHAQVEGDEIRVRAVVYAPDGDRRIGLDVTEPLNREYIRRNGSGNGADAADGAYPMRAARELGLVVAHRLLEQGAADLVSREHSSS; from the coding sequence ATGAGCACTCCGATCAACCGGTCCACCCCGATCCGACTGGGCACCCGCCGCAGCGCGCTGGCGCAGGCCCAGTCCGGTCACGTCGCCGCGGCGCTCGAGAAGGTCTCGGGGCGTGCGGTCGAGCTGGTCCCGATCACCAGCGAGGGCGATACGAATCGCGCCTCGCTGTCGGAGATCGGCGGTCAGGGGATCTTCGCCACGCGCCTCCGCGAGGCGCTGCTGGCCGGCGAATGCGACTTCCTCGTGCATTCCCTCAAGGACCTGCCGACCGCGATCCCCGACGGGCTCGTGATCGCCGCGACTCCGGTTCGCGAGGACGCCCGCGATGTCGTCATCACGCGGGGAGGCACGCCCCTGCACCAGCTGCGAACGGGCAGCACGGTGGGAACCGGCTCTCCTCGCCGCATCGCGCAGGTCAGGCGCCGTGCCCCGCACGCCGAGGTGGTCGACATCCGCGGCAACGTCGATTCTCGGCTGCAGCGGGTCGCCACGGGGGAGCTGGATGCCGTCATCCTCGCTGCCGCCGGTCTGTCGCGCCTCGGCACGGATTCGCCCCTGCGCCGTGAGGAGCTCGGGCTCGCAGAGTGGCCGACCGCACCAGGGCAAGGGTCGCTGGCCGTGGAGACGCCGACGGATGCTCCGGAGGAGCTGCTCCGCGCACTCGCAGCCCTCGACGACCCGGACACTCGCCTCGCCATCACCGTGGAGCGCGGTGTGCTCGAGGGACTGGATGCCGGATGTCAGGCGCCGATGGCCGCGCACGCGCAGGTGGAGGGTGACGAGATCCGCGTCAGGGCGGTCGTCTACGCACCGGACGGCGACCGCCGGATCGGCCTCGACGTCACCGAACCCCTGAACAGGGAGTATATTCGTCGGAACGGCAGCGGCAACGGAGCGGATGCTGCCGATGGTGCATACCCGATGCGCGCAGCACGCGAGCTCGGGTTGGTTGTCGCCCATCGGCTGCTCGAGCAAGGGGCGGCCGACCTCGTCTCCCGAGAGCATTCCTCATCATGA
- a CDS encoding coiled-coil domain-containing protein, whose translation MLGGVSRMLARQTRGLDIRFDRIDERFTKVETGLTDLRTELKGDIAEVRAEMADLKTELKADIAELRTELKGDIAEVRAEMADLKTELKADIAELRTELKGDIAEVRAEMADLKTELKADIAELRTELKGDIAEVRAEMADLKTELKADIADVRVSIARLEGPLPKLQRI comes from the coding sequence GTGCTCGGCGGCGTCTCGCGCATGCTCGCACGGCAGACCCGTGGGCTGGACATCCGTTTCGACAGGATCGATGAGCGCTTCACCAAAGTCGAGACGGGGCTCACCGATCTCAGAACCGAACTCAAGGGCGACATCGCCGAGGTCAGAGCCGAGATGGCCGACCTGAAGACCGAACTCAAAGCCGACATCGCCGAACTCAGAACCGAACTCAAGGGCGACATCGCCGAGGTCAGAGCCGAGATGGCCGACTTGAAGACCGAACTCAAAGCCGACATCGCCGAACTCAGAACCGAACTCAAGGGCGACATCGCCGAGGTCAGAGCCGAGATGGCCGACCTGAAGACCGAACTCAAAGCCGACATCGCCGAACTCAGAACCGAACTCAAGGGCGACATCGCCGAGGTCAGAGCCGAGATGGCCGACCTGAAGACCGAACTCAAGGCCGACATCGCCGATGTGCGCGTCTCGATCGCGCGTCTCGAAGGTCCTCTCCCGAAACTGCAGCGCATCTGA
- a CDS encoding metalloregulator ArsR/SmtB family transcription factor → MADSASDIFAALAHPTRRQILQDLKEGELAAGEIASRFSSSGPTISRHLSVLRQAGLVSERRDANRILYSLVGERLALSVGDFLSTVCPEQIVLREVRKRGTGRGASAAVDA, encoded by the coding sequence ATGGCAGATAGCGCGTCAGACATCTTCGCCGCGTTGGCCCATCCGACCAGGCGTCAGATCCTGCAGGACCTGAAAGAGGGAGAGCTCGCGGCGGGGGAGATCGCGTCGCGGTTCTCGTCGAGCGGTCCCACCATCTCGCGGCACCTCAGCGTGCTGCGTCAGGCCGGCCTCGTCAGCGAGCGACGCGATGCCAACCGCATCCTCTACTCACTCGTCGGCGAACGGCTCGCCCTCTCGGTCGGGGACTTCCTCTCGACCGTCTGTCCCGAACAGATCGTGTTGCGCGAAGTGCGCAAGCGTGGCACGGGTCGCGGAGCATCCGCTGCGGTCGACGCCTGA